In Desulfobacter hydrogenophilus, the genomic stretch GCCTCCATGGTCGACCTTGAAATGATGGATGCTCTTTTAAGCGCTTTGCCGTCCCAGGCCCGGTTGATCCTTCTGGGAGACAAGGATCAATTGGCCTCGGTGGAAGCCGGTTTCGTTCTTGGGGATATTTGTGCCAATGCGTCCAATCCCTGCTACCAATCTGAAAGCGTTAATTTTTTCAAGAAAGCTACTGGTTACGATTTGTCTGAATTCTCAGGCCCCGGAACCGGCCTGGATCAGCAGATTGTGGTATTAAGGAAAAGTCACAGGTTCCATGAAAACAGCGGTATAGGGAATCTGGCCCGTGCAGTGAATCAGGGGGATGGAAGACAAGTCTCCAAGATCTGGGAAAAAGGGTATCCTGATATCTCTAAGCTCGTGTTGCTCTCCTGTGAAGATGAAGGCTTCCGCAGCCTAATCCTGGACGGCAATCTAAAATCCTTTCCACATGCGGTAGAACAGCCAGCAGGCTACCGCGAGTATCTCGAAGTCATAACCCGGGGGCACGGGGACTGGCCGTCGGAGGAGCACTGGTTCATGGCCGTGCTTGAGAGCTTTAACCGATTCCAGCTTTTGAGTCCCATTCGTAAAGGAGACTGGGGCGTGGAAGGGTTGAACCGCATCTGTGCTCGAATCCTTTACAAAGCTGGCCTGATCCAGTCTACCCAGGGATGGTATCCGGGACGGCCGGTTATGGTCACCCGTAACGACTATAGTCTGGGGCTAATGAACGGGGATATCGGCATTGTCCTTGAAGTGGGCCATGACGGCCAAAGGAATCATGAAAAAAGGGGGGGGGCGAAAAAGGTGTTACGGGTAGTTTTTCCCATGGCAGACGGATCTATAAAACAGATGCTCCCCTCAAGGCTCGGGGCTGTGGAAACCGTCTATGCCATGACTGTTCATAAATCCCAGGGGTCGGAGTTTGATCATACAGCCTTGGTCTTGCCTGATGCCATGAGCCCGGTATTGACCCGGGAACTTCTCTACACCGGCATCACCCGGGCCCGTTCCTTTTTTACCCTGGCAGGGACATCAACCGATATTTTGGCCGAGGCCGTTGAACAGCGGACCCACAGGGCCTCTGGACTTGGAAATTTATTGCTGAAAAGTGATGGCTAACTTCCTGGTACCAAGATTATGATAGATGAAGATATGTATGCAACATTTGGCGAAACCAAATATACCCTAAAAGGATCGCATTAAAAAAACGACTACCGATTTAAGCCGGGACACCCTTTAAAACAAGGCTTCTCCGGAACCCCAGGTTCATGAGGTTTAGGTACTGCAAAACTCTCATCACCGGGTCAAACTGTCCCACGTTATGTCGGTAACCAAAACAATTTAAGGAGCAGGAAATGAAAATTGGCGATGTAATGAAATTACAGCAAACTCTCATGCCAAAAATTGACGAGCTTTGCACACGTCCGGTTGCTTCATCTCAAAAACAAGTGGATTTCTGGCAAAATAACCATGGAGCCTATCTAAAAGAAAAGGCAAAAAGGGTTTTAACTCTTCCAGATTCGCTACAGAATGAGGTTGACCAAATGTTTGCCTCTTCCAAGGAGTTTTATTTAAATATGGTTGCAGTATGGTATAAATCATCACACAAGTCCCTTAGCAAAACTATACTTATGGAGCAACAGCGGAGTGGAATTATTTCTAAAGAACAAATGCGTAAATCGTTCGATAAAATTAAAAGTATAGATGTTCAGTCAATAGGGAAAGACCAAAAAATTCAATTTTTTTTTGAATTTTTCGAGAGTTTGATAGAACAAATCAAAAATCAAAAGGAATGGTCTAAGCTTTACCAAATCAGTAATTTAGGATTGCTGAGTGATAGGCTTGTCTGGAATATAAGTGCGTTAGACCTTTGCGCCTGGCAATTGCCTTTGGCTGACACAAGAAACATAAATGATTATCAGCAGCTGGCAAAAATCATGACGATTTTTTTCTTTTTTGAAAAAATTTATAAAAATTGGTTCAAATTAGATTCTATTAATGATGTTAACCCTTTCGATGTAGTACCTGGTCTTAACAAGATACTTGCATACTATATGTAGCGGCTCGGAATAATTCAATCCGGACTCTGTTTATACGTTAATAAGATTTGAATTTGGGCTCTGTTGCAAAAAATTTGACGGAAAAGAGTAAGTGCTTGATCTTATTGAATATGTCCCTTTACAGCGTGAAAAATTAATTATAACTAAATCAACGGCTTAGGGATTTTCAATAATTTTTTGCAACAGAGCCGAAAATTACGGCCTGAGATAGATGCGAGGGAATGAAACCGTAAGTTTCTGTTCAAATGCCCCCGCTGGTCCAACAACAGGTCACATCCGGCAAAAGATCATAAATTTAGTTTAAATCAAAGTATTCCAATCATTTGGAAAAATAATAATGAAAAAAATTTTTAGATTATATGAAAATGGAAAAGCAAAATTTGAATCATCAGTTTTTGATATGATAACTGGAGAAAAAGAAACAAAGCAAACAAAAGGCCTTGCATATTTATTAAAAGAATATCCAAGTTTAATAAGAGATATACTAAAATTAAATAAGATAAGGAATCATTCTTGTTTTTCTAAAAAAAGATTGAAATTGAGATGGAAAGAAATAAACAGCATTGAAGTATTGGCTGAAAAAATCACCAAATCAGGAAATCGTGTTGATATAATAATTAAAATAAACGAGAAAAGCGCTCCCCTGTTAGCAATCATTATTGAAGCAAAAAGTATAAAATCAAATATCAAATATAGTGCTGTAATTCCACAGATAGAGAAATACTTAGAAATGGGTGAGATTTCAGATTTAGAAGGATACTCGAAGATCCCAATAATATTGACCAAATTTAAAAGCATGCTGGGTAGCGATGATATCATTTCATTAACCTGGCAGGATATTATTGATATTATTTCTAAATCAAATGAGAGAAATAAAAATAATTTAATAGGGCAATATTATCAATTTATAACGGGAGTAAATAACAAAATGCATTATTATGAAAAAGAAGTATTGTCTATACCCGCAGGAAAAACATTTGATTTAGTTGAAAAATATAAGATTTATGAATGCCCCAATAACAGTTCCTATAATTATAAGAAAACTATTTTTATTACATTTAGAAATACGGGCGGTGGGGTGATGAAAAAACTTTATAAAATAGAAGATATAATAGTGTTTAATCCAGCAGAAAAATCAGATTTAGATAGAGTAATGGATTCCATGACAGAAGAACAGACAAAAAAAGAACGGCTTCAAGATTTTATAAAGGAATGTAAATATGAACATCCTGGAGAAGAAAAAAAATTTTATATACTGTCGGCAGATGAAATTATAGATCTACAAAATAAGCCAAAACCCAAAAGAAACAATGCAAAATTTACGTACTATAGATTATTTGATATTTTGACAAAGAGTATCGTTGAGCCTGCGTCAAAATTGTCTTAATTCAATTTTTCGATAGGGAGTGTTCAGAATTTTGTGTCAGTAGACTAAAGCTGATATCGTGACATTTTCTTGGGACCAGACCGCGCCAATCACACCATGGATTTTTAAAGTCGTATCTGAAAAATAGCTCGAATTATACATAGATGGCTAACCCGGCTGATTGGCCAATTAAGAGTATACAATGTTGGAGTCCATGCCAAAACGGGGGCTGAAAGTTACGAAGCCATGCCCGATAGCCCCAGCTTATTCTAAATTTTTTCAATTTCCCGCTATCATTTGTGAGCCCATCACAAATTCTAAATGCCCACCCCTCAGTGCTGATTTTAAAACAAACCTATGCTGGGTCACAGCCTTATCCAATTATGATAGAATAAAAGGAGGGGCAATCATGAACAAAACCGACCAGGTGAAGGTATATCAACTGCGAGTATATCTGCGGCAAATCAGCCCGATGATCTGGCGAAGGCTGCAGGTACGCAGTGACAGCACCATTGCCGATCTACATTACACCCTACAGATTGCTATGGATTGGGATGATTTTCATCTGCACCAGTTCATTATCCGAGGAAAACGCTATGGTGAATCCCGAGTAGGAGGCATCCTATTTTCCGACAATCCATGTCAAATCCGCCTTGGCGGCTTTGGGTTTCGCCAGAATGAACGTTTCCTCTATGAGTACGACCTCACCGACAGGTGGGAACACGAGATCCGGATCGAAAAAAAATTGTCAATGGACCCCCAAACGACTTATCCGGTTTGTATCGGTGGTGCCAGAACCGCACCGCCCGAAGACTGCGGAGGTCCCTGGGCTTTCATGGCGCTGAAACAAAAATATTCCCTGTGGTATATTGCCGATCGGTTAATCGAGATCATTAAAAAGAATGATGTAGATGATTACCAGGAGGAACTGCTCGAATACCAATACTGGTTGCACGTAAATAACTTTGACCGTCAAGCGGTTAACCAGCGGCTCAAACAATATGCGGCCGGCGATGATGCATGGCAGTGTCAATAAAGGAGAAATATTCATGAAGATAAAAGTTCAAATAATGATTGAATATGAGGAGAAGAGCCAGCCAATTGTGGAAGAGATCGAATGCTTGTGCCGTGGTGATCTCCTTCCGGAAACCCTGGGGCTGACATTAAATGAAGGCAAAGAATTGTTGGCCAGGATTCAAAAGGCAATGGTTACTCACCAGGCCACTGAATATGTTGCACAGCAGCGTTCCTGTCCGCATTGCGGGAAAAAACGCCATAATAAAGGCCGGCACGAACTCATACTTCGGTCTCTCTTTGGAAAACTTCATATTGGAAGTCCACGTCTTTATACCTGCGGTTGCCAACCACAGGAAAAGCAGAGTTTCAGTCCTCTGGCAGACCGACTGCCGGAACGGACAACCCCGGAATTCCGTTATCTGCAATCAAAGTGGGCTTCACTCATGTCTTATGGTTTGACGGTTGATATGCTGGAGGAGGTGTTACCCCTTCACGCCAATACCACAACCGTTGTCCGGCACATCCATGACGTAGCGGGGAAACTGGAAGCGGAACTGGGCGACGAGCAGGGAATGTTCATTGAAGGCTGTGAAAGGGATTGGGAAGCGTTGCCGGATCCTGATGAACCGCTCATCGTTGGCATTGATGGTGGTTATGTCCATGCCCGGGAGGGTGAAAAGCGAAAGGCTGGTTGGTTTGAGGTGATCGTCGGCAAGAGCATGCCGGAAAAAGAAGAAAATAAACGGTTTGCCTCCGTCCACAGTTATGACCAAAAGCCCAAGCGAAGAGTGTTTGAAATGCTGAAAAATAAAGGCCTCCAGATGAACCAGGACATCATCTTTCTTTCCGACGGCGGTGATACAGTGCGCAATCTGCAAATGTACATCAGTCCTCAAGCAGAGCACCTACTGGATTGGTTTCATATTACGAT encodes the following:
- a CDS encoding ISKra4 family transposase, which encodes MKIKVQIMIEYEEKSQPIVEEIECLCRGDLLPETLGLTLNEGKELLARIQKAMVTHQATEYVAQQRSCPHCGKKRHNKGRHELILRSLFGKLHIGSPRLYTCGCQPQEKQSFSPLADRLPERTTPEFRYLQSKWASLMSYGLTVDMLEEVLPLHANTTTVVRHIHDVAGKLEAELGDEQGMFIEGCERDWEALPDPDEPLIVGIDGGYVHAREGEKRKAGWFEVIVGKSMPEKEENKRFASVHSYDQKPKRRVFEMLKNKGLQMNQDIIFLSDGGDTVRNLQMYISPQAEHLLDWFHITMRITAMKQMAKGLSEEKWLPDVQAELESIKWYLWHGNVFRALQKVEGLDFDLSCYEEDSPVVLKVGKALSEFHHYISSNQNFIPNYGERHRYREIISTAFVESTVNEVISKRMVKRQQMRWTKQGAHLLLQVRVQTLNGDLRDTFCQWYPGMTREAENLLKAA
- a CDS encoding plasmid pRiA4b ORF-3 family protein → MNKTDQVKVYQLRVYLRQISPMIWRRLQVRSDSTIADLHYTLQIAMDWDDFHLHQFIIRGKRYGESRVGGILFSDNPCQIRLGGFGFRQNERFLYEYDLTDRWEHEIRIEKKLSMDPQTTYPVCIGGARTAPPEDCGGPWAFMALKQKYSLWYIADRLIEIIKKNDVDDYQEELLEYQYWLHVNNFDRQAVNQRLKQYAAGDDAWQCQ
- the recD gene encoding exodeoxyribonuclease V subunit alpha is translated as MMPLADFFDLLQTWTVQGWLRQIDKAFVIFLNRQDPSASSMVLLGAALASHQLGRGHICLDMASALADPDGTLSLPPEGETGEDMPAKPSQLLCNLTKKLWVEQLSNSNLVSEDTGSSPLVLQQGRLYLRRYWQYTLQVAREILGRVGQTAPVPQDLERRLDKLFSNLRSPEETKKQTIHWQSVAAAVVVASNFSVISGGPGTGKTTTVVQVIALLQGISIEQGKTLRIRLAAPTGKAAARLTESISRAIDFLPEKIQAHMPTEVTTLHRLLGTRHNSRHFIHNRTNQLHLDFLVVDEASMVDLEMMDALLSALPSQARLILLGDKDQLASVEAGFVLGDICANASNPCYQSESVNFFKKATGYDLSEFSGPGTGLDQQIVVLRKSHRFHENSGIGNLARAVNQGDGRQVSKIWEKGYPDISKLVLLSCEDEGFRSLILDGNLKSFPHAVEQPAGYREYLEVITRGHGDWPSEEHWFMAVLESFNRFQLLSPIRKGDWGVEGLNRICARILYKAGLIQSTQGWYPGRPVMVTRNDYSLGLMNGDIGIVLEVGHDGQRNHEKRGGAKKVLRVVFPMADGSIKQMLPSRLGAVETVYAMTVHKSQGSEFDHTALVLPDAMSPVLTRELLYTGITRARSFFTLAGTSTDILAEAVEQRTHRASGLGNLLLKSDG